The following are encoded in a window of Vespa crabro chromosome 2, iyVesCrab1.2, whole genome shotgun sequence genomic DNA:
- the LOC124433080 gene encoding hyaluronan mediated motility receptor-like isoform X3, with protein MIRISCEVPPPGAYDPKFDQKIKGYIIEKTERFQDNKSVISNGTDSSLTVSSKSTGNQPHDRFLTPQCPRRSVIVKSINPNYPKEKLKSMNQTKNKTINKGHYNYADQLLELQVECTNKDKTIQEHEKHIEEIKEEMCKLEVQIEDLHKKQVEVEEQHRKDIETMAKLQQEVLDNHDERHQAEADELRSKLLDMSREKEQEISARRTLENELRKRVAELLEKISFLENELSKITETNRIAVQNLETRNKELLSKLKTLEEERDIQIELLEKERSQLLLNISDLTDNKCDLEDKLEKRQDVILELQGQLSTLQCELDELRAEYDKLLDDSMRQMNDLVKNYNVEKDTLKDTFVKEKKELQLQYDQTKMTVIVLQANLDDMADNNSFLQQELQDVQRLYRDVSQRLTQAHEELEIAEQKHELVLKEHKNEIEALQKQHSEEKSELKQLLEEAKEDYLNEIENLSIARDKEIAELQKATSQTIEEETKRIKEHTNKIVENAEAVTRETIAVCRAESEERVKRVIAECDAKVSGPHINTMIREATAAIEEEMRLNIEKYKACLKRVETERAALDDKLAQRDAEITKLSSILEELKLTAETRESFSQSLQVGLDRAETELAEKKAELRALKNQIRAEAAEMVARRKRFEIVMAENQASVAALSKRLAQSHAEVERLQDELKRGEDCIHEHRDLLASMRNNSQMVHDQVHNIMKQLDAERQLVSQIEAGSLSEFESIKTVFEMKIDELQRVAAKEITRLREEINKKSSESAEMKKQLDEMAGSLCAAEDMLLRLEERNDAQMIEISRLEVESGKLHEQLNNQKKISEETTALMSVQSVQHKLAIEKANCQLKELSMKVISLEERDRCAENKHILAEKEKEQWHAREEKLLKELAEERARRETAETEVKTLTESNDRLQKEYEDINEKYAEIVGHQNHKQRIKHVSQLKEKIYRLEQELQTKSRQLEHQQKAGEKLKAQQKRPHTKGKENVIGVTRSSHTTPTSSPHKSLTPLRNRNE; from the exons ATGATACGGATATCAT gTGAGGTCCCACCACCCGGTGCATATGATCCAAAGTTCGACCAGAAAATCAAAggatatattattgaaaaaacagaaagatttCAGGATAATAAAAGTGTAATTAGTAATGGTACCGATTCAAGCTTAACCGTTTCAAGCAAGAGCACTGGAAATCAACCACACGACAGATTTTTAACT cCACAATGTCCAAGAAGAAGTGTTATCGTCAAATCAATAAATCCAAATTATCCaaaggaaaaattgaaatccATGAACCAgactaaaaataaaactattaatAAAGGACATTATAATTATGCGGATCAGTTGTTGGAATTACAAGTTGAATGTacgaataaagataaaactatACAGGAACATGAGAAACATATTGAAGAGATTAAGGAAGAAATGTGTAAACTTGAAGTGCAAATAGAGGATTTACATAAGAAACAAGTTGAAGTTGAAGAACAACACAGGAAAGATATAGAAACTATG GCTAAATTACAACAGGAAGTTTTAGATAATCACGATGAAAGGCATCAAGCTGAAGCAGACGAGCTCCGTTCTAAATTGTTGGATATGTcgagagaaaaggaacaagaaattTCTGCTAGAAGAACGCTTGAAAATGAATTAAGAAAACGAGTGGCCGAATTGttagagaaaatttcttttttagaaaatgaattgtctaaaataacagaaacaaaTCGAATTGCG GTACAAAATTTAGAgacaagaaataaagaattattgtCCAAATTAAAAACATTGGAGGAAGAACGTGACAtacaaattgaattattagaaaaggaaagatcacAGCTTCTGTTAAATATAAGCGATTTAACGGACAATAAATGTGATCTTGAAGATAAATTGGAGAAAAGGCAGGACGTGATTTTAGAACTTCAAGGGCAATTGTCTACTCTTCAATGTGAGCTGGACGAATTAAGAGCGGAATACGACAAACTTTTGGATGATTCCATGAGACAAATGAATGATcttgtaaaaaattataatgtagaAAAGGATACATTGAAAGATACCtttgttaaagaaaagaaagagcttCAATTGCAATATGATCAAACAAAAATGACAGTAATTGTATTGCAAGCCAATTTAGATGATATGGccgataataattcatttcttcAACAAGAATTACAAGACGTTCAAAGGCTTTACAGAgat GTAAGTCAACGATTGACGCAAGCTCATGAGGAATTAGAAATTGCAGAACAGAAACATGAGCTTGTCTTGAAGGAACATAAAAATGAGATAGAGGCTTTACAAAAGCAACACAGCGAAGAAAAATCAGAATTAAAGCAGTTATTGGAAGAGGCAAAGGAAGattatttgaatgaaatagaaaat ttGTCGATagcgagagataaagaaatagcTGAATTACAAAAGGCAACGAGTCAAACAATTGAGGAAGAAACCAAACGAATAAAGGAgcatacaaataaaattgttgaaaatgCCGAAGCCGTTACTAGAGAAACTATAGCAGTTTGTCGTGCGGAAAGCgaagaaagagtaaagagaGTAATCGCCGAATGTGACGCGAAAGTAAGCGGACCACAT ataaatacaatGATCAGAGAGGCCACGGCTGCGATCGAAGAAGAAATGCGtcttaatattgaaaaatataaagcatGTTTGAAAAGAGTAGAAACCGAACGTGCTGCGTTAGACGATAAATTGGCCCAAAGAGATGCCGAAATTACAAAACTTTCCTCGATACTCGAGGAATTGAAATTGACCGCAGAAACTCGG GAGAGTTTTAGTCAAAGCTTGCAGGTCGGATTAGACAGAGCGGAAACAGAACTGGCGGAGAAAAAAGCAGAGCTTAGAGCATTGAAAAATCAAATACGTGCGGAGGCTGCAGAAATGGTAGCTAGAAGAAAGAG GTTTGAAATAGTTATGGCGGAAAATCAAGCATCGGTTGCTGCACTCTCAAAACGTTTAGCACAGAGTCACGCTGAGGTAGAAAGACTTCAAGATGAATTAAAACGTGGCGAGGATTGTATACACGAACATCGAGATTTACTTGCTTCTATGCGTAATAATTCTCAAATGGTACACGACCAAGTGCACAATATTATGAAACAATTAGATGCCGAGAGACAACTCGTAAGTCAAATCGAAGCTGGTAGTTTGTCTGAGTTTGAATCTATTAAGACTGttttcgaaatgaaaattgatGAACTTCAACGAGTAGCAGCGAAAGAAATTACACGACTTcgagaagaaataaacaagaagTCAAGCGAAAGTGCAGag atGAAGAAACAGCTCGATGAAATGGCTGGTTCTCTTTGTGCCGCAGAAGATATGTTATTAAGATTAGAGGAAAGAAACGATGCGCAAATGATTGAAATTTCGCGATTAGAAGTTGAAAGTGGTAAACTTCatgaacaattaaataatcaaaaaaagatcTCCGAAGAAACCACTGCATTGATGTCCGTACAATCGGTGCAACATAAACTCGCcattgaaaaa GCGAATTGTCAGTTAAAAGAACTCTCCATGAAAGTTATATCActtgaagaaagagatagatgtgCCGAG AACAAGCACATATTGgctgaaaaggaaaaagaacaatggCATGCTCGTGAAGAGAAGCTTTTAAAAGAATTAGCTGAGGAAAGAGCACGTCGTGAAACTGCTGAAAC cGAAGTTAAGACATTAACCGAAAGTAATGATCGACTTCAAAAGGAATACgaagatataaatgaaaaatatgccGAAATAGTTGGCCATCAGAATCACAAACAAAGAATCAAGCACGTTTCACAGCTGAAAGAAAAGATCTATCGATTGGAACAG gaATTGCAAACTAAATCCAGGCAATTGGAACATCAGCAAAAGGCAGGGGAGAAGTTAAAAGCTCAACAGAAACGTCCCCATactaaagggaaagaaaacgtAATAGGAGTTACGAGAAGTAGTCACACCACACCTACATCTTCGCCGCATAAATCATTAACGCCTCTTCGAAATCGAAACGAATAA
- the LOC124433080 gene encoding hyaluronan mediated motility receptor-like isoform X1: protein MSFSKARIQRFNELASEVPPPGAYDPKFDQKIKGYIIEKTERFQDNKSVISNGTDSSLTVSSKSTGNQPHDRFLTPQCPRRSVIVKSINPNYPKEKLKSMNQTKNKTINKGHYNYADQLLELQVECTNKDKTIQEHEKHIEEIKEEMCKLEVQIEDLHKKQVEVEEQHRKDIETMAKLQQEVLDNHDERHQAEADELRSKLLDMSREKEQEISARRTLENELRKRVAELLEKISFLENELSKITETNRIAVQNLETRNKELLSKLKTLEEERDIQIELLEKERSQLLLNISDLTDNKCDLEDKLEKRQDVILELQGQLSTLQCELDELRAEYDKLLDDSMRQMNDLVKNYNVEKDTLKDTFVKEKKELQLQYDQTKMTVIVLQANLDDMADNNSFLQQELQDVQRLYRDVSQRLTQAHEELEIAEQKHELVLKEHKNEIEALQKQHSEEKSELKQLLEEAKEDYLNEIENLSIARDKEIAELQKATSQTIEEETKRIKEHTNKIVENAEAVTRETIAVCRAESEERVKRVIAECDAKVSGPHINTMIREATAAIEEEMRLNIEKYKACLKRVETERAALDDKLAQRDAEITKLSSILEELKLTAETRESFSQSLQVGLDRAETELAEKKAELRALKNQIRAEAAEMVARRKRFEIVMAENQASVAALSKRLAQSHAEVERLQDELKRGEDCIHEHRDLLASMRNNSQMVHDQVHNIMKQLDAERQLVSQIEAGSLSEFESIKTVFEMKIDELQRVAAKEITRLREEINKKSSESAEMKKQLDEMAGSLCAAEDMLLRLEERNDAQMIEISRLEVESGKLHEQLNNQKKISEETTALMSVQSVQHKLAIEKANCQLKELSMKVISLEERDRCAENKHILAEKEKEQWHAREEKLLKELAEERARRETAETEVKTLTESNDRLQKEYEDINEKYAEIVGHQNHKQRIKHVSQLKEKIYRLEQELQTKSRQLEHQQKAGEKLKAQQKRPHTKGKENVIGVTRSSHTTPTSSPHKSLTPLRNRNE from the exons ATGTCGTTCTCAAAAGCTAGAATTCAACGGTTCAATGAACTTGCAA gTGAGGTCCCACCACCCGGTGCATATGATCCAAAGTTCGACCAGAAAATCAAAggatatattattgaaaaaacagaaagatttCAGGATAATAAAAGTGTAATTAGTAATGGTACCGATTCAAGCTTAACCGTTTCAAGCAAGAGCACTGGAAATCAACCACACGACAGATTTTTAACT cCACAATGTCCAAGAAGAAGTGTTATCGTCAAATCAATAAATCCAAATTATCCaaaggaaaaattgaaatccATGAACCAgactaaaaataaaactattaatAAAGGACATTATAATTATGCGGATCAGTTGTTGGAATTACAAGTTGAATGTacgaataaagataaaactatACAGGAACATGAGAAACATATTGAAGAGATTAAGGAAGAAATGTGTAAACTTGAAGTGCAAATAGAGGATTTACATAAGAAACAAGTTGAAGTTGAAGAACAACACAGGAAAGATATAGAAACTATG GCTAAATTACAACAGGAAGTTTTAGATAATCACGATGAAAGGCATCAAGCTGAAGCAGACGAGCTCCGTTCTAAATTGTTGGATATGTcgagagaaaaggaacaagaaattTCTGCTAGAAGAACGCTTGAAAATGAATTAAGAAAACGAGTGGCCGAATTGttagagaaaatttcttttttagaaaatgaattgtctaaaataacagaaacaaaTCGAATTGCG GTACAAAATTTAGAgacaagaaataaagaattattgtCCAAATTAAAAACATTGGAGGAAGAACGTGACAtacaaattgaattattagaaaaggaaagatcacAGCTTCTGTTAAATATAAGCGATTTAACGGACAATAAATGTGATCTTGAAGATAAATTGGAGAAAAGGCAGGACGTGATTTTAGAACTTCAAGGGCAATTGTCTACTCTTCAATGTGAGCTGGACGAATTAAGAGCGGAATACGACAAACTTTTGGATGATTCCATGAGACAAATGAATGATcttgtaaaaaattataatgtagaAAAGGATACATTGAAAGATACCtttgttaaagaaaagaaagagcttCAATTGCAATATGATCAAACAAAAATGACAGTAATTGTATTGCAAGCCAATTTAGATGATATGGccgataataattcatttcttcAACAAGAATTACAAGACGTTCAAAGGCTTTACAGAgat GTAAGTCAACGATTGACGCAAGCTCATGAGGAATTAGAAATTGCAGAACAGAAACATGAGCTTGTCTTGAAGGAACATAAAAATGAGATAGAGGCTTTACAAAAGCAACACAGCGAAGAAAAATCAGAATTAAAGCAGTTATTGGAAGAGGCAAAGGAAGattatttgaatgaaatagaaaat ttGTCGATagcgagagataaagaaatagcTGAATTACAAAAGGCAACGAGTCAAACAATTGAGGAAGAAACCAAACGAATAAAGGAgcatacaaataaaattgttgaaaatgCCGAAGCCGTTACTAGAGAAACTATAGCAGTTTGTCGTGCGGAAAGCgaagaaagagtaaagagaGTAATCGCCGAATGTGACGCGAAAGTAAGCGGACCACAT ataaatacaatGATCAGAGAGGCCACGGCTGCGATCGAAGAAGAAATGCGtcttaatattgaaaaatataaagcatGTTTGAAAAGAGTAGAAACCGAACGTGCTGCGTTAGACGATAAATTGGCCCAAAGAGATGCCGAAATTACAAAACTTTCCTCGATACTCGAGGAATTGAAATTGACCGCAGAAACTCGG GAGAGTTTTAGTCAAAGCTTGCAGGTCGGATTAGACAGAGCGGAAACAGAACTGGCGGAGAAAAAAGCAGAGCTTAGAGCATTGAAAAATCAAATACGTGCGGAGGCTGCAGAAATGGTAGCTAGAAGAAAGAG GTTTGAAATAGTTATGGCGGAAAATCAAGCATCGGTTGCTGCACTCTCAAAACGTTTAGCACAGAGTCACGCTGAGGTAGAAAGACTTCAAGATGAATTAAAACGTGGCGAGGATTGTATACACGAACATCGAGATTTACTTGCTTCTATGCGTAATAATTCTCAAATGGTACACGACCAAGTGCACAATATTATGAAACAATTAGATGCCGAGAGACAACTCGTAAGTCAAATCGAAGCTGGTAGTTTGTCTGAGTTTGAATCTATTAAGACTGttttcgaaatgaaaattgatGAACTTCAACGAGTAGCAGCGAAAGAAATTACACGACTTcgagaagaaataaacaagaagTCAAGCGAAAGTGCAGag atGAAGAAACAGCTCGATGAAATGGCTGGTTCTCTTTGTGCCGCAGAAGATATGTTATTAAGATTAGAGGAAAGAAACGATGCGCAAATGATTGAAATTTCGCGATTAGAAGTTGAAAGTGGTAAACTTCatgaacaattaaataatcaaaaaaagatcTCCGAAGAAACCACTGCATTGATGTCCGTACAATCGGTGCAACATAAACTCGCcattgaaaaa GCGAATTGTCAGTTAAAAGAACTCTCCATGAAAGTTATATCActtgaagaaagagatagatgtgCCGAG AACAAGCACATATTGgctgaaaaggaaaaagaacaatggCATGCTCGTGAAGAGAAGCTTTTAAAAGAATTAGCTGAGGAAAGAGCACGTCGTGAAACTGCTGAAAC cGAAGTTAAGACATTAACCGAAAGTAATGATCGACTTCAAAAGGAATACgaagatataaatgaaaaatatgccGAAATAGTTGGCCATCAGAATCACAAACAAAGAATCAAGCACGTTTCACAGCTGAAAGAAAAGATCTATCGATTGGAACAG gaATTGCAAACTAAATCCAGGCAATTGGAACATCAGCAAAAGGCAGGGGAGAAGTTAAAAGCTCAACAGAAACGTCCCCATactaaagggaaagaaaacgtAATAGGAGTTACGAGAAGTAGTCACACCACACCTACATCTTCGCCGCATAAATCATTAACGCCTCTTCGAAATCGAAACGAATAA
- the LOC124433080 gene encoding hyaluronan mediated motility receptor-like isoform X2 codes for MSFSKARIQRFNELASEVPPPGAYDPKFDQKIKGYIIEKTERFQDNKSVISNGTDSSLTVSSKSTGNQPHDRFLTPQCPRRSVIVKSINPNYPKEKLKSMNQTKNKTINKGHYNYADQLLELQVECTNKDKTIQEHEKHIEEIKEEMCKLEVQIEDLHKKQVEVEEQHRKDIETMAKLQQEVLDNHDERHQAEADELRSKLLDMSREKEQEISARRTLENELRKRVAELLEKISFLENELSKITETNRIAVQNLETRNKELLSKLKTLEEERDIQIELLEKERSQLLLNISDLTDNKCDLEDKLEKRQDVILELQGQLSTLQCELDELRAEYDKLLDDSMRQMNDLVKNYNVEKDTLKDTFVKEKKELQLQYDQTKMTVIVLQANLDDMADNNSFLQQELQDVQRLYRDVSQRLTQAHEELEIAEQKHELVLKEHKNEIEALQKQHSEEKSELKQLLEEAKEDYLNEIENLSIARDKEIAELQKATSQTIEEETKRIKEHTNKIVENAEAVTRETIAVCRAESEERVKRVIAECDAKINTMIREATAAIEEEMRLNIEKYKACLKRVETERAALDDKLAQRDAEITKLSSILEELKLTAETRESFSQSLQVGLDRAETELAEKKAELRALKNQIRAEAAEMVARRKRFEIVMAENQASVAALSKRLAQSHAEVERLQDELKRGEDCIHEHRDLLASMRNNSQMVHDQVHNIMKQLDAERQLVSQIEAGSLSEFESIKTVFEMKIDELQRVAAKEITRLREEINKKSSESAEMKKQLDEMAGSLCAAEDMLLRLEERNDAQMIEISRLEVESGKLHEQLNNQKKISEETTALMSVQSVQHKLAIEKANCQLKELSMKVISLEERDRCAENKHILAEKEKEQWHAREEKLLKELAEERARRETAETEVKTLTESNDRLQKEYEDINEKYAEIVGHQNHKQRIKHVSQLKEKIYRLEQELQTKSRQLEHQQKAGEKLKAQQKRPHTKGKENVIGVTRSSHTTPTSSPHKSLTPLRNRNE; via the exons ATGTCGTTCTCAAAAGCTAGAATTCAACGGTTCAATGAACTTGCAA gTGAGGTCCCACCACCCGGTGCATATGATCCAAAGTTCGACCAGAAAATCAAAggatatattattgaaaaaacagaaagatttCAGGATAATAAAAGTGTAATTAGTAATGGTACCGATTCAAGCTTAACCGTTTCAAGCAAGAGCACTGGAAATCAACCACACGACAGATTTTTAACT cCACAATGTCCAAGAAGAAGTGTTATCGTCAAATCAATAAATCCAAATTATCCaaaggaaaaattgaaatccATGAACCAgactaaaaataaaactattaatAAAGGACATTATAATTATGCGGATCAGTTGTTGGAATTACAAGTTGAATGTacgaataaagataaaactatACAGGAACATGAGAAACATATTGAAGAGATTAAGGAAGAAATGTGTAAACTTGAAGTGCAAATAGAGGATTTACATAAGAAACAAGTTGAAGTTGAAGAACAACACAGGAAAGATATAGAAACTATG GCTAAATTACAACAGGAAGTTTTAGATAATCACGATGAAAGGCATCAAGCTGAAGCAGACGAGCTCCGTTCTAAATTGTTGGATATGTcgagagaaaaggaacaagaaattTCTGCTAGAAGAACGCTTGAAAATGAATTAAGAAAACGAGTGGCCGAATTGttagagaaaatttcttttttagaaaatgaattgtctaaaataacagaaacaaaTCGAATTGCG GTACAAAATTTAGAgacaagaaataaagaattattgtCCAAATTAAAAACATTGGAGGAAGAACGTGACAtacaaattgaattattagaaaaggaaagatcacAGCTTCTGTTAAATATAAGCGATTTAACGGACAATAAATGTGATCTTGAAGATAAATTGGAGAAAAGGCAGGACGTGATTTTAGAACTTCAAGGGCAATTGTCTACTCTTCAATGTGAGCTGGACGAATTAAGAGCGGAATACGACAAACTTTTGGATGATTCCATGAGACAAATGAATGATcttgtaaaaaattataatgtagaAAAGGATACATTGAAAGATACCtttgttaaagaaaagaaagagcttCAATTGCAATATGATCAAACAAAAATGACAGTAATTGTATTGCAAGCCAATTTAGATGATATGGccgataataattcatttcttcAACAAGAATTACAAGACGTTCAAAGGCTTTACAGAgat GTAAGTCAACGATTGACGCAAGCTCATGAGGAATTAGAAATTGCAGAACAGAAACATGAGCTTGTCTTGAAGGAACATAAAAATGAGATAGAGGCTTTACAAAAGCAACACAGCGAAGAAAAATCAGAATTAAAGCAGTTATTGGAAGAGGCAAAGGAAGattatttgaatgaaatagaaaat ttGTCGATagcgagagataaagaaatagcTGAATTACAAAAGGCAACGAGTCAAACAATTGAGGAAGAAACCAAACGAATAAAGGAgcatacaaataaaattgttgaaaatgCCGAAGCCGTTACTAGAGAAACTATAGCAGTTTGTCGTGCGGAAAGCgaagaaagagtaaagagaGTAATCGCCGAATGTGACGCGAAA ataaatacaatGATCAGAGAGGCCACGGCTGCGATCGAAGAAGAAATGCGtcttaatattgaaaaatataaagcatGTTTGAAAAGAGTAGAAACCGAACGTGCTGCGTTAGACGATAAATTGGCCCAAAGAGATGCCGAAATTACAAAACTTTCCTCGATACTCGAGGAATTGAAATTGACCGCAGAAACTCGG GAGAGTTTTAGTCAAAGCTTGCAGGTCGGATTAGACAGAGCGGAAACAGAACTGGCGGAGAAAAAAGCAGAGCTTAGAGCATTGAAAAATCAAATACGTGCGGAGGCTGCAGAAATGGTAGCTAGAAGAAAGAG GTTTGAAATAGTTATGGCGGAAAATCAAGCATCGGTTGCTGCACTCTCAAAACGTTTAGCACAGAGTCACGCTGAGGTAGAAAGACTTCAAGATGAATTAAAACGTGGCGAGGATTGTATACACGAACATCGAGATTTACTTGCTTCTATGCGTAATAATTCTCAAATGGTACACGACCAAGTGCACAATATTATGAAACAATTAGATGCCGAGAGACAACTCGTAAGTCAAATCGAAGCTGGTAGTTTGTCTGAGTTTGAATCTATTAAGACTGttttcgaaatgaaaattgatGAACTTCAACGAGTAGCAGCGAAAGAAATTACACGACTTcgagaagaaataaacaagaagTCAAGCGAAAGTGCAGag atGAAGAAACAGCTCGATGAAATGGCTGGTTCTCTTTGTGCCGCAGAAGATATGTTATTAAGATTAGAGGAAAGAAACGATGCGCAAATGATTGAAATTTCGCGATTAGAAGTTGAAAGTGGTAAACTTCatgaacaattaaataatcaaaaaaagatcTCCGAAGAAACCACTGCATTGATGTCCGTACAATCGGTGCAACATAAACTCGCcattgaaaaa GCGAATTGTCAGTTAAAAGAACTCTCCATGAAAGTTATATCActtgaagaaagagatagatgtgCCGAG AACAAGCACATATTGgctgaaaaggaaaaagaacaatggCATGCTCGTGAAGAGAAGCTTTTAAAAGAATTAGCTGAGGAAAGAGCACGTCGTGAAACTGCTGAAAC cGAAGTTAAGACATTAACCGAAAGTAATGATCGACTTCAAAAGGAATACgaagatataaatgaaaaatatgccGAAATAGTTGGCCATCAGAATCACAAACAAAGAATCAAGCACGTTTCACAGCTGAAAGAAAAGATCTATCGATTGGAACAG gaATTGCAAACTAAATCCAGGCAATTGGAACATCAGCAAAAGGCAGGGGAGAAGTTAAAAGCTCAACAGAAACGTCCCCATactaaagggaaagaaaacgtAATAGGAGTTACGAGAAGTAGTCACACCACACCTACATCTTCGCCGCATAAATCATTAACGCCTCTTCGAAATCGAAACGAATAA